A single window of Leeuwenhoekiella sp. MAR_2009_132 DNA harbors:
- a CDS encoding glycoside hydrolase family 28 protein has translation MKIKNKLLGVLLIFQAIIFAQDTATREFSILDFGAVADGKTLNTAAIQAAIDKAFEQNGGTVVFPKGTFLTGSLVLKSNVHLEIEEGGVLLGSTSPQDYKKLDMPGRPVFPKKDDNSQLALLLAHKAKNIKITGKGKVDGQGLKLALAIDSLHHAGIDIDTQYNYRRNRPNETKRPKLIRFSQCEEVSITDLSLGAAACWGLSFELTENLILDNLKIVNRAYWNNDGIDITDCKNVSITNCNLNTADDGICLKSYYPDYANDGILIKNCTIRSSASAIKFGSASYGGFKNVTIDSIQVYDTFRSAIALESVDGAAIDNIQISNITAKNTGNALFIRLGNRSGEQPGSVKNVSIKNMLVEVPFGRPDIDYDLRGPEVDFFHNPFPASIVGLEDAVIENVKLENITVLYPGNATKGMGYIPLSRLEAVPEERAGYPEFSMFGELPAWGLYVRHAKNLKLKNINFALAKTDFRPAFVFDDVSQLQLESIKLPYNLTQQIALKNVSPKPEVTDSIKKHFLVIEQ, from the coding sequence ATGAAAATTAAAAACAAACTTTTAGGTGTATTACTAATTTTTCAGGCAATTATTTTTGCTCAGGATACAGCTACGCGGGAGTTTTCTATTTTAGATTTTGGTGCCGTTGCAGATGGTAAAACCCTCAATACAGCCGCCATTCAGGCAGCGATTGATAAGGCTTTTGAACAAAATGGAGGCACGGTTGTTTTTCCTAAAGGAACGTTCTTAACCGGAAGTCTGGTTCTTAAAAGTAACGTGCATCTAGAAATTGAAGAAGGTGGAGTTTTATTAGGAAGTACTTCACCACAGGATTATAAAAAACTTGATATGCCGGGAAGACCGGTATTTCCTAAAAAGGATGATAACTCACAACTGGCTTTACTTTTAGCGCATAAAGCGAAAAATATAAAAATAACTGGTAAAGGTAAAGTTGATGGTCAGGGATTAAAACTAGCCTTAGCAATAGATAGTTTACACCACGCAGGAATTGATATTGATACCCAATACAATTACAGACGTAATCGTCCTAACGAAACCAAACGTCCCAAATTAATTCGGTTTTCACAATGTGAAGAGGTAAGCATTACCGATTTATCTCTGGGTGCAGCAGCTTGCTGGGGACTTTCGTTTGAGTTGACCGAAAATTTGATTTTAGACAATCTTAAAATAGTAAACCGCGCTTATTGGAATAATGACGGAATTGATATCACAGATTGCAAAAATGTGAGCATTACCAATTGTAATTTAAATACTGCCGATGACGGGATCTGTCTAAAATCGTATTACCCTGATTACGCAAATGATGGAATTTTAATTAAAAACTGTACCATACGATCAAGCGCCAGTGCTATAAAATTTGGTTCTGCTTCTTATGGAGGTTTTAAAAATGTAACCATAGACAGCATACAGGTTTATGACACGTTCCGCTCTGCCATTGCTTTAGAATCGGTAGATGGTGCAGCAATTGATAATATCCAGATATCTAATATTACGGCAAAAAACACAGGCAATGCGCTGTTTATACGATTAGGAAATCGTTCTGGTGAGCAACCGGGTTCGGTTAAGAATGTGAGTATAAAAAATATGCTTGTTGAGGTCCCTTTTGGCAGACCCGATATAGATTATGATTTACGCGGGCCCGAAGTTGATTTTTTTCACAATCCTTTTCCTGCGTCTATTGTAGGTCTTGAAGATGCTGTAATTGAAAATGTAAAGCTTGAGAATATCACCGTTCTCTATCCCGGTAATGCTACAAAAGGAATGGGGTATATTCCGTTGAGTAGGCTTGAGGCAGTTCCCGAAGAACGCGCAGGTTATCCTGAGTTTTCGATGTTTGGTGAATTGCCTGCCTGGGGGTTGTATGTGCGTCACGCAAAAAACCTGAAACTTAAGAATATCAATTTCGCGCTAGCTAAAACAGATTTTAGACCGGCTTTTGTTTTTGATGATGTAAGTCAATTACAATTAGAAAGTATAAAGTTACCATATAACCTCACACAACAAATTGCATTAAAAAATGTAAGTCCTAAGCCGGAAGTAACCGATAGTATTAAAAAACATTTTCTTGTTATAGAACAGTAA
- a CDS encoding GH92 family glycosyl hydrolase: MSVKKIKLHQALLLVLVTLILACKAEEPKVTTSEELVDKVYPLLDTENSRWFFFSSASRPFGMVNLSPDTQTNGAWGSGYRYKTDTIKSFSHVHAWQMAGLSVMPVSLDSISQKTIFTDFYSKFDHDKEIIHPGYHKLVLERYGINAQLTSTKRVGFHNYTFNKDQERAILFNLNTLLGPCENRLGVLELNGKQELSGSFIMTPTTRRPKPLTTYFKIKLNTPVTSLIKDEETGNYLIKLNTTSDEVLMKVGISYTSLANAENNIQQELPHWDFDQVVSESRTAWNAMLGRIEIEGGSEKQQKRFYTDLWHALQGRRTISDFNGNYPDNTGTEFRIGQLPLDDAGKPLFNHYNSDSFWGAQWTINTLWGLVYPEIMDEFTSSLLQYYKDGGYIPRGPSGGNYTYVMTGASSTPFIVSAIQKGIVTENLDTIYAALKKNHMPGGAMSKAGYEHYTNKGGGLEYYIENGFVPHPLPVPEDEYGIHKDGSSQTLEYAYQDYTLAQLAEKLNKKDEFNYFIRRSKNYKNVFDTKTGWMSARSVDLSFNKDFDPYQYEHGFVEANAAQATWFVPHELEGLAALMGGNDLAIAKLESQFEQAEKMGFTSGTSHDAELHPEYSRIPINYGNQPSIQTAFVFNKLGAPQRSQYWSRKVVDRVFSDLSPARGYNGDEDQGLMGSLAVLMKTGLFQMNGGTEADPEYQLGSPLFNKITIHLNPDYYSGKTFIIDAQNNSETNVFINKADFNDKPLQDLNLKHSNITAGGVLKLQMTSEAHKPLETEAVKAKSDEN; encoded by the coding sequence ATGAGCGTGAAAAAAATTAAACTTCACCAAGCATTACTTCTCGTATTAGTAACCCTTATACTGGCTTGTAAAGCAGAAGAACCCAAAGTCACAACTTCAGAAGAACTCGTAGATAAGGTATACCCACTATTAGATACCGAAAATTCGAGGTGGTTTTTCTTTTCCTCAGCAAGCAGACCTTTTGGTATGGTAAATCTTAGTCCAGATACCCAAACTAATGGGGCGTGGGGTAGCGGTTATCGATATAAGACAGATACGATTAAAAGCTTTAGTCACGTACACGCGTGGCAAATGGCAGGTCTTTCGGTAATGCCTGTAAGTTTAGATTCAATATCTCAAAAAACAATTTTCACAGATTTTTATTCCAAATTTGATCACGATAAAGAAATAATTCATCCCGGTTACCATAAGTTAGTGTTAGAGCGTTATGGTATTAATGCTCAGTTAACCAGTACAAAACGGGTAGGTTTTCATAATTATACGTTTAATAAAGATCAGGAACGGGCAATCTTATTCAATCTCAATACCCTGTTAGGACCTTGTGAAAACAGATTGGGTGTGCTTGAACTAAATGGTAAACAGGAGCTTTCAGGAAGTTTTATAATGACTCCAACTACACGCAGACCAAAACCACTTACTACGTATTTTAAAATAAAATTAAACACCCCGGTTACTTCTCTAATTAAAGATGAAGAGACAGGAAATTATCTTATAAAACTTAATACTACCTCAGATGAGGTATTAATGAAAGTAGGTATCTCATATACCTCTTTGGCAAATGCCGAAAATAATATACAGCAAGAATTGCCTCATTGGGATTTTGATCAAGTGGTTTCAGAATCAAGAACAGCGTGGAATGCAATGCTGGGAAGAATAGAAATTGAAGGAGGAAGTGAAAAACAACAGAAACGTTTTTATACAGATTTATGGCACGCACTTCAGGGGAGACGTACTATAAGCGATTTTAACGGTAATTATCCTGATAATACAGGAACAGAGTTTAGAATAGGACAGTTACCCCTTGATGATGCAGGAAAACCCTTGTTTAATCATTACAATTCAGATTCCTTTTGGGGTGCACAATGGACGATAAATACACTTTGGGGACTTGTTTACCCAGAGATAATGGATGAGTTTACTTCATCATTATTACAATATTATAAAGATGGCGGCTACATTCCGCGGGGTCCTTCGGGAGGAAATTACACCTATGTAATGACCGGAGCATCGTCTACACCCTTTATTGTAAGTGCAATTCAAAAGGGCATTGTTACAGAAAATTTAGATACTATTTATGCAGCGCTTAAAAAAAATCATATGCCCGGTGGTGCGATGAGCAAAGCAGGTTATGAACATTACACAAATAAAGGTGGTGGTTTAGAATATTATATAGAAAATGGTTTTGTACCGCATCCACTTCCAGTGCCGGAAGATGAGTATGGGATACACAAAGATGGTTCTAGTCAGACTTTAGAATACGCATATCAGGATTATACACTGGCACAGTTAGCTGAAAAGTTAAATAAGAAAGATGAATTCAATTATTTTATACGTAGATCAAAAAATTATAAAAACGTTTTTGATACAAAAACCGGCTGGATGTCTGCGAGAAGTGTAGACTTAAGTTTTAATAAAGATTTTGATCCATATCAATATGAGCACGGTTTTGTTGAGGCCAATGCTGCACAGGCAACCTGGTTTGTCCCTCATGAATTAGAGGGGCTCGCAGCGCTAATGGGAGGCAACGATTTAGCAATAGCTAAACTTGAATCCCAATTTGAACAAGCCGAAAAAATGGGCTTTACCTCAGGAACTTCTCACGATGCAGAACTGCATCCGGAATACAGTAGAATTCCTATAAATTATGGTAATCAACCTTCTATACAAACCGCATTTGTATTTAATAAGTTGGGTGCTCCACAGCGTTCACAATATTGGTCACGTAAAGTGGTAGATCGTGTATTTTCAGATTTATCGCCAGCTAGGGGATATAACGGGGACGAAGATCAAGGGCTTATGGGGAGTCTAGCAGTATTGATGAAAACGGGATTGTTTCAAATGAATGGCGGTACCGAGGCTGATCCTGAATATCAATTAGGAAGTCCACTATTCAATAAAATTACCATACATCTCAATCCCGATTACTATAGTGGGAAAACGTTTATTATAGACGCTCAGAATAATTCGGAGACCAACGTTTTTATAAACAAAGCAGATTTTAATGATAAACCGCTACAGGATTTAAACTTAAAACACAGTAATATCACCGCTGGTGGTGTATTGAAGTTACAAATGACGAGCGAAGCACACAAACCACTAGAAACCGAAGCAGTAAAAGCAAAAAGTGATGAAAATTAA